A segment of the Homoserinimonas aerilata genome:
GGGTGCGAGCTCCATCGCCAGCCATATCGCTCGCGGCACTCTCGGGCGGCAACCAGCAGAAAGTCATCGTCGCCCGGTGGATGAGCGCCGACCCCAGAGTGCTGCTGCTGGATGAACCCACCCAGGGCGTCGACGCTGTCGCCCGTGACGAGATCCATGAGTTGGTGCGCGCCGCCGCCCGGCGGGGCACCGCCGTTGTCGTGGTGTCGAGCGACCTGGATGAGCTCGAAGAGTTGAGCGATCGAGTGCTCGTGCTCGTCGACGGGCGCATCGCCCGCGAACTCACCGGCAGCGACGTCAACCGCGGCCTGATCACCACAGCCATGCACGAAACAGGAGTCCCATCGTGAAGTCGTCCGAATCTGCCCTCGCGCGCCAGCCCCTCGCGTGGCGTTCGATCATCGAACGCTATGCGCTCCTCGCGCTCGTCATCGCAGAATTTCTGGTGTTTGCTCTCAACCCGGTCTCTGGCGACATCTTCGTCAGCGCTCTCAACCTGCGCACCCTCATAGCGAACCAGGGCGTTGCGCTCATGATCGCGGTCGCACTCGTGTTCCCGCTCGCTGCAGGAATCTTTGACTTCTCTGTTGGTGCCGTAGCCGCGTCGTCATCCGTCGTCGCTGGCGCTGCGATCGTGAACTTCGGGCTCCCGGTGCCCGTGGCGGTCGCGCTCGGTGTTGTGTTCGGCAGCATCGTCGGGTGCCTGCTCGGGCTGATGATCGCCTACGGCGGTGTGAACCCATTCATCGCGACGCTCGGCGTGGCAACCCTGATCGGCGGCGGGATTTTCGCTTACACCGGCGGGTTGCGCATCACAGGCATCCCGCCTGAGTGGACGGATCTGGGATCGCGTGACTGGTTCGGCATCCCACGCATCGTCATCGTGGCGGGTGTCATCGCGTTCGTCGCCTGGTGGCTTCTCTCGCAGACGGTCTTCGGTCGTCGCCTGTTCGCCATCGGGTCTAACGCGCGCGCAACGCAGCTTCTCGGGGCCGACGTCAAGCGCATCCAGTTGCTCGCATTCGTGGCCTCGGGCACGCTCGCCGGAATCGGCGGGGTTCTCCTGCTGGCGCGCAACGGCGGCGCCACCTCAGACAACGGAATGATGATGCTGTTCCCCGCGCTCACAGCAGTGCTGCTCAGCACCATCGTCATCGACATCGGGCGCCCCTCGGTGCCGGGGGTTGTCATCGCGATCCTGTTCATCGCCATCACGGTGAGCGGCCTGACGCTCATCGGAACGCCGTCGTGGGTCAACCAGATGTTCAATGGCGCCGCCCTGCTCATCGCTGTGGGGGTGGCCCGGCTGGCCAAGCAGCGCACAGGCACGGCTCCCCGCCGTGCCTGAACTCGGGCAGGATGGGCACAGAGACAGGGGTTCGATGGAGAAGTCGGTAGAGATGCGCGGGGCAGAACACGAGATGCTGCTCTACGGGTGGCTCGAGACCGAAAGTCTGGGCGAGGACCGCCCGCAGCACACCTCGGATGCTGTGGTCGTGCGCACAGACGGAGCCAACCCCCGCGTCACCCGGCATTTTCGCATCGGCACCCTCGACGTTGCCCACATTTCTGGCGATCGTGTCGATGTCGAACCGTTGCTGACGGCACGCCGGTGGAAGGGGGTCGTGCTCGGTTTTGTCACGGCAGGGCATCTGTCGGTGAGCCAGGGTGAGCAGACCGTGCAGCTCGGGGTGGGCGACTTCGTGTTCTATACCCCTGCGCAGCGCTACAGAATCACTTCTCCCGGGTATCACGAGTACCTTGTTGTGCGCATCCCGATCGCCTCGATTGCCCTGCGCTACAGCGCGTTCTCTGATGTGGTTGCCACCGATCTTTCGCGTCTTCCGTCTGCCGCGGTGCTTCGCGGCATTCTTGCGGGCCTGAGCCGACCAGATTCTGTTCCGTCGCTTGCGGCGAGCGTGCACGTCGGCGACGCCGTGCTTGCTGCCGCTCACGCCGTGATCGCCGATGCTAGGCCCGCCGGCTCAGCCGAATCGATATCGCTGTTCACGACCTTCGTGCTCTGGATCGAAGACAACCTCGCCGACCCTGATCTCTCTGCCGACCGCATTGCCGCTGTGCACTTCTTGTCCACTCGCTACGTTCGACGCATTTTTGCCGCCAACGGCACCACGATCACCGCGATGGTGCGACAGCGACGACTTGAGCGTGTGCGCGACGAACTTCTTGACCCGCGCATGGCTCGGCACTCGATCAGCTCAGTCGCCGAGCGCTGGGGGCTCGCCGACCCTGCGTCATTCAGCCGGGCGTTCCGCCGCCAATTCGGATCATCCCCTAGACAGTATCGAGCGCTGCACCTGCATCAGGGCCAGCCTGGTGCGACAGATGAGGAGGCGGCATCGTGACATCGAACCCGCGCCTGGGTCTTGAGCTGATCGCGAGGATCCGTGTGGACATCACAGAACCGATCGAGGCGGGGGAGGTGATCGGTGGCCACCGTCGGATCATCCCCATCAGCGGCGGGGTGGCGTCGGGGCCGCGGATCACCGGGGATGTGCTCCCGCTCGGCGCCGACTGGAACCTTCGCGCGCACGATGGACGCGAGACGGCCAGTGCCCGCTACGTTGTGCGCACGACCGATGGAGCCCTGCTGAGCATCTACAACGAGGGCGTCTTGTGTGGTGTCGGCGGTTCCTTCTCCGGCATCACCCGGCCGCAGATCGAAGCGCCCGACGGGGACTACGCCTGGCTCAACGACGCCGTCTTGTCTGGAACGCTCAGCATTGTCACTGCGGATGGCGCAGTCACCGGTGTCGCGCTCGAGTTCTGGCAGGCGGTCGTCGCGCAGTAGACGTGCACACCGCCCCGCGATCGGATGTGCGCGCCCGCTCGGGACGTGCGTGCCCGCTCGAGCAGGCACTCACGTCCCGAGCGGGCGCGCACGCCGCGAAACAGGGTTCGGAGGGGTGGGCCTCAGAACTGGTTCATCGTGTTGTCCTTGCCGCCGGCCTTGAGGGCGGCGTCGCCCGCGAAGTACTCCTTGTGGTTGTCGCCGATATCGGAGCCGGCCATGTTCTGGTGCTTGACGGTGGCGATGCCTTCACGGATCTCGCGACGCTGCACGCCCTTCACGTAGGCGAGCATGCCCTCCTCGGCGAAGTAGTCCTTCGCCAGATCATCCGTCGACAGCGCGGCCGTGTGGTAGGTGGGCAGGGTGATGAGGTGGTGGAAGATTCCCGCCTCGGCAGAGCTGTCGCGCTGGAAGGTGCGGATCTTCTCGTCGGCGAGACGCCCGAGCTCGGTGTCGTCGTATTCGACGCTCATGAGCTTTGTGCGGTCGTAGGCCGAGACATCCGACCCCTCAGCCAGCAGGATGTCGTAGGCCTGCTGCCTGAAATTCTGGGTCCAGTTGAACGACGGGCTGTTGTTGTAGACGAGCTTCGCGTTCGGGATGACCTCGCGAACCCGGTTCATCATGCCCGCGATCTGGCCGATGTGCGGCTTCTCGGTCTCGATCCACAGCAGGTCGGCGCCGTTCTGCAGCGAGGTGATGCTGTCGAGCACGCAGCGGTCCTCGCCCGTGCCCTGGCGGAACCGGTACAGGTTGCTGGCGAGACGCTTGGGGCGCACCAGCTTGCCGTCGCGCTTGATGACGACGTCGCCGTTGCCCAGAGCACCCTCGGTGATCTCCTCCACATCGAGGAAGGAGTTGTACTGGTCGCCGAGGTCGCCGGGCGTCTGGCTGACCGCGATCTTCTGGGTGAGGCCGGCGCCGAGCGAGTCGGTGCGCGAGACGATGACGCCGTTGTCGATGCCGAGTTCAAGGAACGCGTAACGCACCGCGTTCAGCTTGGCGATGAAATCCTCGTGGGGCACCGTCACCTTGCCGTCCTGATGGCCGCACTGCTTCTCATCCGACACCTGGTTCTCGATCTGGATGGCGCACGCGCCCGCCTCGATCATCTTCTTCGCCAGCAGGTATGTGGCCTCGGGGTTGCCGAAGCCGGCGTCGATGTCGGCGATGATCGGCACGACGTGCGTCTCAAAGTTGTCGATCTGGTTCTGGATGAGCTCGACGGATGTTTCGTCGCCGGCGAGGCGCGCCGCATCCAGCCGCGTGAAGAGCAGGTCGAGTTCGCGGGCGTCGGCCTGCCGCAGGAACGTGTAGAGCTCCTGGATCAGCGCGGGCACGACCGTCTTCTCGTGCATCGACTGGTCGGGCAGCGGCCCGAACTCGGAGCGCAGCGCGGCGACCATCCAGCCGGAGAGGTAGAGGTAGCGCTTGTTGGTCGTCTTGAGATGCTTCTTGATGGAGATGAGCTTCTGCTGGCCGATGAAGCCGTGCCACACGCCGAGCGACTGCGTGTAGACCGAGGAATCCGCGTCGTATTCGGCCATGTCGCGCCGCATGATGTCGGCGGTGTACTGAGCGATCTCCAGGCCGGTCCTGAACCGGTTCTGGGTGCGCATCCGGGCGACGGATTCGGGATTGATCGCATCCCAGCTGCTGCCGAACTGCTGTTTCAGGGTTTCGATGGCGTCGATGTCGTTGCTGTAGGTGGTCATTGTTCTGAGTCCTTTACGAAGGTCGGGTGGTCGGGTTCAGGCGGCGGCCGGCGTCGGCTCTTCGACGAGGTAGCGCGTGTAGGCGCAGATCGTGAGGAAGGTGGGGTACTCCTCGCGCAGGGCAACCTCGCGGAACACCTCGGTGGCGTCGTCGAAGCGGTCGCCCTCGAAGCGCTCCAGGCCGAGGCGCTCGATGATGCCCTCCACGACCTCGACCGAGATCACGGTGCCCTGCTCCGTGACGGTGCCCTGGTGGATCCACTGCCAGATCTGCGAGCGGCTGATCTCCGCGGTGGCGGCGTCCTCCATGAGGTTGTCGATCGCGGCGGCGCCGACACCTCGCAGCCATGACTCGATGTAGCGGATGCCGATGGCCACGTTGTCGCGCAGCCCCGCATCCGTCACCGTCCCCCCGATCGATCGGATGTCGAGCAGCTGGTCGCGCGTGACGTGCACATCGTCGCGCAGGCGGTCGAGCTGGTTGGGGCGCTCGCCGAGCACCGCGTCGAACTCGGCGCGGGCCGTGGGGATCAGGTCGGGATGCGCGACCCAGGTGCCGTCGAAGCCGTCGGTGGCCTCGCGGCGCTTGTCGGCGGCGACCTGCTCGAGGGCGCGGGCCGTGACCTCGGGGTCGCGGCGGTTCGGGATGAACGCGCTCATGCCGCCGATCGCGAAGGCACCACGCTTGTGGCAGGTGCTCACGAGCAGCTCGGTGTAGGCCCGCATGAACGGCACCGTCATCGTGATCTGCTTGCGGTCGGGCATGACGAACCACTGGCCGCGGCCGCGGTAGTTCTTGATGATGGAGAAGATGTAGTCCCAGCGGCCCGCGTTGAGGCCGGCGCAGTGATCGCGCAGCTCGTAGAGGATCTCGTCCATCTCGAAGGCGGCGCCGATCGTCTCGATCAGCACGGTCGCGCGGATGGTGCCGTGCGGGATGCCGATGAACTCCTCGGAGAAGCTGAAGACGTCATCCCACAGGCGCGCCTCGCTCGCCGACTCGAGTTTCGGCAGGTAGAAGTAGGGCCCGCGGCCCTGCTCGATGAGCTTCTTCGCGTTGTGGAAGAAGTAGAGACCGAAGTCGACGAGACTGCCGGATGCCGCCATGCTCGTGCCCGTGCGGTCGATGTAGCGCAGGTGCTTCTCGACGAGGTGCCAGCCGCGCGGGCGCATCACGATGGTGGGGGTGCGCTCGGCGGTCACCGAATATGTCCTGCCCTCGGGGCTCGTGAAGTCGAGCTGCCCGCGCACTGCGTCGAACAGGCTCAGTTGGCCGCCGATGACGTTCGCCCAGGTGGGGCTCGTGGCGTCCTCCTGGTCGGCGAGCCACACATTGGCTCCCGAGTTGAGCGCGTTGATGGCCATCTTGCGGTCGGTCGGGCCTGTGATCTCGACGCGGCGGTTCTCGAGGCCGGGGCCGGCGCCGGCGACGCGCCAGGTGGCATCCGAGCGGATGTGCTCCGTCTCGGGCAGAAAGCCCAGGTCGCGCCCGTTGCCCAGGTCGAAGCGGCGCTGCATGCGCTCGGCGAGGCGGTCGTGGCGCAGGCCGCTGAAGCGGGCGTGCAGCTCGGCGACGAACTCGAGCGCGTCGTCGCTGAGGATCTCGTCGAAGCGCTCGGCGAGAGGGCCGGTGATCTCGATGCGTGCGTTCATGGTGTCGCCTTTCTTCTGGTCGTTCTCCGGTGAATCGGATGCGTGGAACCCACTCTCTTGCAACTTCGGCGGCTCTTCAGTGGCAAAGTGGGCAGAAGTTTTCTGATTCTTCTGTTGTTCAGAAGAAGCGGATGTGCAAGCCTGTCGGGATGACCCCGCACCTGCCTGCCGCGACCGACGATGAAGACATGCTCGACTCACTCACCATCGGCAAACGCATCCGACAGCTGCGCACCGACCGCGGCATGACCCTCGACGCCCTCGGCGCGGCCATCGGGCGCGCGCCGTCACAGGTGAGCGTGCTTGAGAACGGCAAACGCGAGCCTCGGCTCAGTGACCTGCAGACGCTAGCGAAGGCACTCGGCGTGCCGCTCGAGCAACTGCTCGCCGCAGAAGCGCCGTCGCAGCGGGCGGGCCTCGAGATCGCGCTCGAGCGTGCCCAGCGCGGCCCTCTGTTCGGTGCGTTGGGGCTGCCGGCGCTTCCCATCCGCAAGACGCTCAGCGATGAGGCGATCGAGACGATCCTGGGCCTGCACGCCGAACTGGAGCGCCTGCACCGCGAGCGGGCGGCCACACCGGAGGAGCTGCGCCGCGCCAACACCGAGCTGCGCCGGCAGATGCGCAAACAGAACAACCACTTTCCCGAACTGGAGGAGACGGCGGCGAAACTGCTCGCCACTGTCGGGCATGCGGGCGGCCCGCTGTCGCAGCGGGTCGCATCCGACCTGGCCAGCCATCTCGGGTTCTCGCTGCACTACACAAAAGACCTGCCCGCATCCACCCGCTCCGTCACCGACCTCGAGAACGGGCGCATCTACCTGCGCCTGAACGCGGGCGGCGACCCGCGCACCGCGTTGCTGCAGGCGCTCGCCGGGCATGTTCTCGGTGTCGCCGAGCCGAAGGATTACGGCGAGTTCCTGCGTCAGCGCGTCGAGACGAACTATCTGGCGGCGGCGCTCATGGTGCCGCAGCAGGGCGCGGTCGAATTTCTGACGCAGGCGAAGGATGCGCGAGAGCTGTCCGTCGAGGACCTGCGCGACGCCTTTGCGGTCAGCTACGAGACGGCCGCGCACCGCTTCACGAACCTGGCCACCGAGCATCTGGGCGTGCCCGTGCACTTTCTGAAGGTGCACGAATCGGGCACCATCTCGAAGGCCTACGAGAACGACAACGCCGCATTCCCGACGGATGTTCTGGGCGCGGTCGAAGGGCAGATGGTATGCCGCTTCTGGAGCGCCAGACAGGTGTTCGAGGTCGAGGACCGCTTCAGCCCGTACCACCAGTACACCGACAAACCGGGCGGAACCTACTGGTGCACCTCGAGCATCCAGTCGACCGCGCAGGGCGCATTCTCGGTCAGCGTCGGCACGCCGTTCGCGCACGTGAAGTGGTTCAGGGGGCGCGACACCCCGAACCGGCAGGTGTCAGGATGCCCCGACCCGGAGTGCTGCCGCAGGCCACCGCAGGCGCTCGCGGAGCGGTGGGCGCACAACTCGCTGCCGAGCGCCCGGCTGCAGTCGTCACTGCTGTCGGCCGTGCCGACGGGGTCGTTCACGGGCATCGACCAGACCGAGGTGTACGGCTTCCTGGAGGCGCACGCCCCGAGCTGACCACGGTCGTCTCTGCTGGTCGAGATGGTGCGGTCTGCCGCGCCCCGATTCTGCCGGTCGAGGTGATGCGGTCTGCCGCGCCTCGATTCTGCTGGTCGAGAGGCACGGAGTGCCGCGCCTCGATTCTGCTGGTCGAGGGGCACGGAGTGCCGTCTCGAGACCGGCCCCCGTGCTTCTTCTGCTGGTCGAGGTGGTGCGGTCTGCCGCGCCAGTCTCGAGACCGGCCCCCGCGCTACGCGAATACCGTCGGCAGCGCCGGGTCTCCGCGGCTGAGCCGGAATGCTTCGGCCGGCAGTTCGGCGACGGCGGCCTCCCGGTGGTCGCGTGCCGCCTTCGTGCCGGCGGCCCCGAGGTGTGCTGCGCCGGTGACGCCGTCGGTCATGAGCGCAACGTGAAGCGCCCGCCCGTCCGCTTCGGTGCTTTCGACGTGGATGCGCTCTTCGACGGCGGTTCCGGATGCGTCGAGCACGCGAAGGGGGAACTTGCGACCACCCGGGCTGGCTTTGCCGACGGATGTCTTGGCGACGGCCACCCATTCGCCGTCGGCATCCTGCCGGGAGACGAGTTTGTAGACCATGCCGGAGGCGGGTGAGCCGGAGCCGGTCACGACGGAGGTGCCCACCCCATACGAGTCGACGGGCACCGCGCGCAGGGCGGCGATGGTGAATTCGTCGAGGTCGTTGGTGACGGTGATCTTCGTTTCGGTGGCGCCGAGGTCGTCGAGCTGGCGGCGCACGGCGGCGACGAGTTCTGGCAGGTCGCCGCTGTCGATGCGCACCGCGCCGAGTTTCGGGCCGGCCACTTTCACGGCCAGTGCGACGGCGGTGTGCACGTCGTAGGTGTCGACGAGTAGCGTCGTCTCCGGGCCGAGCGCGTCGACCTGGGCGCGGAACGCCTGCTCTTCCGTGTCGTGCAGCAGCGTGAACGAGTGCGCGGCGGTGCCCATCGTGGGCACGCCCCAGCTGCGACCCGCCTCAAGGTTGCTTGTCGCTGCGAAGCCTGCGATGTAGGCGGCGCGGGCGGCAGCGACGGCGCTGTGCTCACCGACGCGGCGTGAGCCCATCTCGGCGAGTGGCCGGCCGTTCGCGGCGCTCACCATGCGGGAGGCGGCCGTGGCGACGGCGGAGTCGTAGTTGAGCACGCTGAGGATGAGCGTCTCGAGGATGACGGCCTCCGCGAAGCTGCCTTCGACGACGAGCAGCGGCGAGCCGGGAAAGTAGACCTCGCCTTCCCGATAGCCGTGGATGCTCCCCGTGAAGCGGTAGTCGGCCAGCCATTCGAGGGTGGCTTTGCTGACGACGTTCTCGTCACTCAGCCAGCCGAGTTCGGCATCCGTGAATCTGAAGTCGGCGATCTCCTGCAGAAGCCGGCCGGTTCCGGCGACGATGCCGTAGCGGCGGGCGCCGGGCAGCCTGCGGGCGAACGCCTCGAACACGCAGGGGCGGTCGTGCGTGCCCGCCTTCATGGCGGCGTCGAGCATGGTCAGCTCGTAGCGATCGGTGAACAGGGCCGTGCTGGTGCTCCGCATGGCGACAGCCTAGCGACCGCGGGCAACTCGCGGGTTGAGGAGGTTAATGCCCGCACGAACCTGCGGGTTGAGGAGGCCGCCCGCGGCCGTCTCGAAACCTCACCTACGTGCAACCCGGTTTTCGCGGCTCAGCTGGCGGCCTGGGCGACCAGCTCGGTGACCTTCTTCTCGACGGCGGGCGTCCAGGCGAGCACGGCGAACGAGGTGGGCCACATGTCGCCATCGTCGAGATTCGCGGTGCCTTCGAAGCCGATGGTCGAGTAGCGCGTCTTGAACTTCTGGGACGCCTGCATGAAGACGACGATCTTGCCGTCCGCGTTGGCGAAGCCGGGCATCCCGTAGTACGTCTTGGGCACGAGCTCGGGTGCGACGGTGCTGACGACCTTGTAGAAACCGTCCGCGAGCACCTTGTCTTCGGGTTCGAGTGCGGCGATGGCATCCTGCACTGACTTCTCGCCGGCGGCGCGGTTCTTGCCGGCCTTCTCCTGCTCGCGCAGTTCTTTCGCGCGCTGCTTGACGGCTTCGCGTTCGTCGGCGCTCAGTCCGTCTGATTTCTTGTCTGCCATGGTTTTCCTCCGTGTGTGTGAGTCAAGGCTATTCATGACGGCGGCGGGGCGCTTCTCCGTTTCTGCTCAAATGATTCGTCGGGCCTCGTGCGTTAGAATTTCTGGGCGGTGACGGGCATGTCTCGGCCGCCAGAAGGGTGCCGTGTCGAACCAACTCCTGCCTGACGAGTCCGAGCCGTCGGTGTTCGTTCCCTCCGATTTTGTGGCGTTCCGTTTCGTCGGTTTCGAGCTTGATGAGGCGACGGGCATCATCGATTTTGAATTTCGGATGCTCGGGGCCGGCTCGGTCGCACCGGTCGACTTTGTCGAGACGGTGACGTTGGCGTTGCCGCAGGATGGCGCATCCGGCGACTGGGTTGCCGTCCGCCCGGTTCTGCCGCTGCTGGGCGCTGTGATCGGGCTCAGCTATTACAAGGCTGCCGCCCCGCCTCGCTATGAACTCGATGTCGACGGCGTCACCGCATCCGCTGTCGCGTTCTTGGAGGATGCGCTGCGGCATGGCCTGGGCGAGTTCGCGTACCGCGCTGGGCTGCCGGGCCTGCTCGACACGGAGATCGTGCCGCTGCGGCCGCTCGCGCAGCGTGCCGAGCCGCACGACCTGGGTGAGGAGAGGCTGCGTCGCCCGCTCGCTCCTGTCGGCGGTGGCAAGGATTCGGTTGTGACGGTCGAGTCTCTCAAGGCTGCCGGGCTCGAGGTCACCCAGTTCTCGGTGAACCCGAACGCGATCATGCGTCGTGTCGCGGAGGCCGCGGGGGTGCCGTTCGTGGAGGCGCGCCGCACGATCGACCCGCTGCTGATCGCCCTGAACTCGCGCGGTGCCCGCAACGGGCATGTGCCCGTGACGGCCATGAACTCGCTCATCGCGGTCGCGCAGGCGCGGCTGCTCGGGCTGGGCACTGTCGTCATGTCGAACGAGAATTCGGCTGCCGAGCCGACGCTCGTGTGGGATGGCCTGCCCGTCAACCACCAGTGGTCGAAGAGTCTCGAGGCGGAGGTGCTGCTGGCGTCGGCGATCGAGGCGCAGACGGGCATCCGTGGCGGCTATTTCTCGCTTCTGCGGCCGTTCACCGAACTGCGCATCGCCCGCAAATTCGCACAGACCATCGGCTACGATCACGCGATCGTCAGTTGCAACAGGGCGTTCCGCATCAGCGGCGCCGACCCCGGCTGGTGCGGGGAGTGCGCGAAGTGCCAGTTCGTCTTTCTCGCCTTCTCGCCGTTCATGAGCCGCGAGCGTCTGGTGGGCATCGTCGGAACGAACATGTTCGAGAATGAGGCTCTCGTCGAAGGCTTCCGCTCGCTGCTCGGCCTCGATGCGCACAAGCCGTGGGAGTGCGTGGGTGAGGAGGCGGAGTCGACCGTCGCCATGAGTCTCGCCGTGCGCTCACCCGAGTGGCGCGACACGGCGGTGGTCAGGCGGATGCTCGAGCTCGCCCCCGAGCTGGCGGTCGGCGACGAGCGGATGACCGGGGAGCTGTTCGAGACGAGGCCCGCCCCGCAGGTGCCTGCCGTGTATGAGGAAGCCCGTCGTGCCTTCGACTGACGCTCGCACCGCGGCCTCCGTCGCCGAGGCTTTGGGTGGCCGTCGCGTGCTCGTCGTCGGCATCGGCCGGGAGGGGCACTCGATCGCCGATCTCGCGGTGCCGGCCGCAGCATCCGTCACCGCATTCACAGACGCCGATGGCCCCGCCGTCACGCAGTGGCGCGAGGAGTGGGGTGACCGCGCCCCCGTGGTCGTCGGCGGTTCGGCGGACGAACTCGATGTGGACGTCGCCGTCGTGTCGCCCGGCGTCAGCAAGAATCACCCGCTCGTGCGCGCGCTGAGGTCTGCGGGCGTCGCCGTCACGAGCGGCACCAGCCTGTGGATGGCCGGGCATGCAGCGCACACCATCGCGGTGACGGGCAGCAAGGGCAAATCGACGACGAGCAGCATCATCCAGCACCTGTTCTCGGCGCTGCGCGGTGAGGCGGTGCTGGGTGGCAACATCGGCATCCCGCTGCTGTCGCTGCCGGAGGCGCCACGCTACGTGGTCGAGCTGTCGAGCTATCAGTGCTCCGGGCTGACGGTGTCGCCCGGAACGGTCGTGCTGACCTCGCTGTTTCCGGAGCATCTCGACTGGCACGGCAGCGAGGGCGACTATTTCTCCGACAAACTGAACATCGTCGCGCACGGGCCCGAGCGCGTGATCGTGAACGCGCTCGACCCGCGACTCATGGCGGAGCTCGCCGCCCGCTTTCCGCGCCTCGAGGTCGAGCGGGTCGGTGGGCCCGACGGTTTTCATGTCGCCGACGGCTGGTTCATGCACGGCCCCGCCCGGCTGTTCCCGCGCACCACGCTCGCGCTGCGCGGTGAGCACAACGGGGTGAATGCGTGCCTCGCGCTCGCCGCGATCCAGTCCGACGGGTACCAGATCGCCGAGCACGCTGCCGAGGTGGCTGAGGCGCTCGCATCGTTCCACGCCCTCGAGCACAGGCTTGAGGAGATCCCGGATGCTTCGGGCCTCACCTTCGTCGACGACTCCCTGTCGACCAGTCCCTACGCCGCGGTGGAGGCCCTCCGCGCTTACGAGGGTGCCCCGCTCGCGCTGCTCGTCGGCGGCCAGGATCGTGGCGTCGACTACGCGCCCCTCGGCGACTACCTGGCGGAGCATCCGATCGCCGCCGTCATCGGCCTTCCCGGCAGTGGCGCGCACATCGTGGAGGCGCTGCCCGCGGGCCAGCCGCACGCGGTCGCTGCGTCGATGGCGGATGCGGTGGCCGCCGCCCGCAGGATGACCCCGGCCGGTGGATGCGTGCTGTTGTCGCCGGCCGCCCCCAGCTACGGCCTCTACAACAACTATGCGGAGCGTGCAGCAGACTTCCGCGCCGCGATCGCCGCGACCGCGCCCTGACGGAGCATCCTCGCGGGATGGCTCGCGCTCGTGGCTCGTGGCTCGTAGCTCGTGCTCGTAGCTCGTAGCTCGTCGCGAGAGGCCACATTCGGCCCCAAGAATTCGTCGTAGGGATCAGAATTGACCACTCCCGACAGGGCATGGGGTCAGAGTGATCTGCCCGCCGAACCGTGAGGGGTCAAAGTTCGCCCCACGTGTCTGTGCTTGGGGCCACAAGTGACCACTCGCGACCCGCTGGTCTCGGGGTCGCGGGATGCTCGAACTGGAGGGTCCCGCTGGTCGCGGGGTCGCGCCCCAGCGCGATCGTCTCGAGCCCCGCGCGCCTCGGCCCTCCCTCCGCTCCTGACCTCGCTCATCGGACACTTCGCGACACACCTGCCACTCAGACGTGTGCAGCTGTGTCGCGAAGTGTCGGGTGAGCGCATCCGGAGGTGGAGGCACTCGCGACTCGCCCCGCTCCGGCGTTCCGCGCGCCGCGGCCCTCGTTCGAGGGTGGAGGCATGGAAGGATGGTCACATGACTGAACTTCGCATCGATGGCCGCACCCCCGACAAGCTCCGCCCCGTCACGTTCGAGCGTGGCTGGAGCAAGCAGGCTGAGGGCAGCTGCCTGGTGAGCTTCGGCGACACGAAGGTGCTGTGCACGGCGTCGTTCACGAATGGCGTGCCGCGCTGGATGGCAGGCAAGGGCAAGGGGTGGGTGACCGCCGAGTACTCGATGCTGCCGCGCGCGACGAACAGCCGCACCGACCGCGAGTCGGTGAAGGGCAAGGTCGGCGGTCGCACGCACGAGATCTCGCGCCTGATCGGCCGCAGTCTGCGGGCCGTCGTCGACATGAAAGCGCTTGGCGAGAACACGATCGTGATCGACTGCGATGTGCTGCAGGCCGATGGTGGCACCCGCACGGCGGCGATCACGGGCGCCTATCTGGCGCTCGCCGAGGCGCTGGAGTGGGGCCGTGAGCGCA
Coding sequences within it:
- a CDS encoding helix-turn-helix transcriptional regulator; translation: MTPHLPAATDDEDMLDSLTIGKRIRQLRTDRGMTLDALGAAIGRAPSQVSVLENGKREPRLSDLQTLAKALGVPLEQLLAAEAPSQRAGLEIALERAQRGPLFGALGLPALPIRKTLSDEAIETILGLHAELERLHRERAATPEELRRANTELRRQMRKQNNHFPELEETAAKLLATVGHAGGPLSQRVASDLASHLGFSLHYTKDLPASTRSVTDLENGRIYLRLNAGGDPRTALLQALAGHVLGVAEPKDYGEFLRQRVETNYLAAALMVPQQGAVEFLTQAKDARELSVEDLRDAFAVSYETAAHRFTNLATEHLGVPVHFLKVHESGTISKAYENDNAAFPTDVLGAVEGQMVCRFWSARQVFEVEDRFSPYHQYTDKPGGTYWCTSSIQSTAQGAFSVSVGTPFAHVKWFRGRDTPNRQVSGCPDPECCRRPPQALAERWAHNSLPSARLQSSLLSAVPTGSFTGIDQTEVYGFLEAHAPS
- the murD gene encoding UDP-N-acetylmuramoyl-L-alanine--D-glutamate ligase; translated protein: MPSTDARTAASVAEALGGRRVLVVGIGREGHSIADLAVPAAASVTAFTDADGPAVTQWREEWGDRAPVVVGGSADELDVDVAVVSPGVSKNHPLVRALRSAGVAVTSGTSLWMAGHAAHTIAVTGSKGKSTTSSIIQHLFSALRGEAVLGGNIGIPLLSLPEAPRYVVELSSYQCSGLTVSPGTVVLTSLFPEHLDWHGSEGDYFSDKLNIVAHGPERVIVNALDPRLMAELAARFPRLEVERVGGPDGFHVADGWFMHGPARLFPRTTLALRGEHNGVNACLALAAIQSDGYQIAEHAAEVAEALASFHALEHRLEEIPDASGLTFVDDSLSTSPYAAVEALRAYEGAPLALLVGGQDRGVDYAPLGDYLAEHPIAAVIGLPGSGAHIVEALPAGQPHAVAASMADAVAAARRMTPAGGCVLLSPAAPSYGLYNNYAERAADFRAAIAATAP
- a CDS encoding nicotinate phosphoribosyltransferase: MRSTSTALFTDRYELTMLDAAMKAGTHDRPCVFEAFARRLPGARRYGIVAGTGRLLQEIADFRFTDAELGWLSDENVVSKATLEWLADYRFTGSIHGYREGEVYFPGSPLLVVEGSFAEAVILETLILSVLNYDSAVATAASRMVSAANGRPLAEMGSRRVGEHSAVAAARAAYIAGFAATSNLEAGRSWGVPTMGTAAHSFTLLHDTEEQAFRAQVDALGPETTLLVDTYDVHTAVALAVKVAGPKLGAVRIDSGDLPELVAAVRRQLDDLGATETKITVTNDLDEFTIAALRAVPVDSYGVGTSVVTGSGSPASGMVYKLVSRQDADGEWVAVAKTSVGKASPGGRKFPLRVLDASGTAVEERIHVESTEADGRALHVALMTDGVTGAAHLGAAGTKAARDHREAAVAELPAEAFRLSRGDPALPTVFA
- the rph gene encoding ribonuclease PH, producing the protein MTELRIDGRTPDKLRPVTFERGWSKQAEGSCLVSFGDTKVLCTASFTNGVPRWMAGKGKGWVTAEYSMLPRATNSRTDRESVKGKVGGRTHEISRLIGRSLRAVVDMKALGENTIVIDCDVLQADGGTRTAAITGAYLALAEALEWGRERKFIAQKATPLLDSLAAVSVGIIDGVPMLDLAYTEDVRAGTDMNVVATGSGTFVEVQGTAEGAPFDRAELDGLLDLAIAGTNSLTELQRQALAR